In the Mycolicibacter minnesotensis genome, GCCACTGTCGGCGCGAGCGGTCACGTCGGCCTGATACAGCTTGCCGCGCGGTTGATAACCCGGGATGGTGACGTTGGCCGGGCCCAGATTGCTGACCGTGTACGACGTCACCATCGCGCCGTCGTTGAGCTGTGACGGCGTTCCGAACGGCTGAATCGCCGGCTCGGCGGCCGCGGTGCCGGCGGCAAATACACTCAGCGCAGCGATTCCGGCCGCACCAGCGGCTGCTTTGACCGCAGTTGTGGAGAGCTTCATTTCTGACTCCTCCGATTCCTTTCGATTTTTGGCGGCAGTCCGCTTTTCTGGAACCTGGCCGCGCGTCTCACAGCGCTTACCCCGTGCGACCGACGGCGAAACCTGGTGGTGCTTGCGCACAGTGGGGAAATTGTGGATAGTTACGCCAACCTCGGGCGTTCAGCAGACAGCGCCGGTACGGATCGACCTTGCATCCATTCCTGCGTTTCAGACCGCGGATCGCCCACCGGCCAAGGGATCAACTCATACTGTGCGGGGTGCGAGAAGGCGGGTTTGCGGTGATCGGGGATGTCAACGCTGAATGTGCGGGACCCGCGGGCGGTGAAGCCGAGGTGCACAACGGACTCGACTTGGTGGTCGGTCACGGCGAACCTCAGCGAGTCGGCAGGTTCCGGTACTGGCTCGGCGAACAGCGCTGGGAATGGTCGGACACGGTGGCCCGAATGCATGGCTACGAGCCGGGTACCGTTGCACCGAGCACCGAGCTGCTGCTGCAGCACAAGCATCCCGAAGACCGCCCGCAGGTGGCCGAAGCCCTGGAGCGCGTGCTGCGGGGCGAGCCGTTCAGCAGTCGACACCGGATCATCGACACCGGGGGGCTAGAGCACTGGGTGATCGTCGTCGGCGACCGAATGCTCGATGACGCCGGAGTGGTCACCGGAACGGCCGGCTTCTACGTCGATGTCACCGATGTGGTGCAGGCCGATGTCAGCGCAGCGGTATCCGAAGTCGCCGAATCTCGCGCGGTGATCGAACAGGCCAAGGGAGTCCTGATGGTCGGCTACGGCATCTCCGCCGAACGGGCGTTCGACATCCTGGTGTGGCGTTCGCAGGAGACCAACGTCAAGGTACGCGACTTGGCCACTCGATTCGTGGCTGCCTTCACCGGCAGACTCCCCGCCGAAGTGCTCTCCGACCTCGACCACACCCTGCTGACCGTGACCTGAGCCCAGCGCCGGCCGCACTGGTGAGGTCACCGCCCCGCGTGGGTAACCACCGAGCCGAAGGCGGTGAACACGCGCGCGGAGACAACGCGAACCGGCTGGCGCAGCACCGGATCGGCTGACCGCATCCCCCCACCATGTCGCTACGACTGGTCGCAGCCCTATCTTCGCTCCGCCCCCGCGACCCGAATGAGGCGAATCCATAGTTCCGCGATCAGGCATTGCACGGCAGCCGATGGGCGCGAAAGTGCCATACAGCGTCTAATTCAAAGAAATACTCAAATTTATTTCAGTAGTTACACATTCACGCAGGTAGATGAACTACCAGCGCCGCCTCGCCGTCATGCCACACCGGAGCAAAGCCATCAACAAAGAAGTTAATATGTTGCACCGCAATCGAATTCAATCGGGCGGCGCGGCTCCGTTACCGAATCGTTGCAGAATCGCGGCGAACGGCGTACGTTCGTCACTAGGTTGAGTTAACAGCCACCCGGAAGACGCGTCACCCACGCTAGCCAGGGAGGCATTCTCCCTGCATCTCATCCGTGAAGGTGAAACTCGCATCGACGCGATCCACAGTACGAGTTTCGACTGATGGAGCACTGCAATGCCCGCTTTGAATACCGCCGGATCAGCGCGTTCGGCCTCTCGATCACATGCCCCTTCCCCGTCCGATACCTGGACGAGCCACACCGCGCGGGGCGCCATCCACTGGGGGCGCAGCGGTGCGGTGGTCAGCGTGGAGGGCGAACTGGACGCCTCCAACGCCAGCCACTTGGCAGACTACGTGCAGCGTTGCGCGTGCCACTGCGCTTGGCTGATCCTCGACCTCGACGCCCTGAAGTTCATTGGCACCGCTGGTTTTTCGACTTTGAAGACGATCGCCGACCGGTGCGCCGAAGCCCAGCTCTATTACACGATGGTTCCCGGCACCGAGGTTGAGCGACTGCTGCGCATCTGCGATCCCGACCACGCGTTGCCGACAACGCCGTCGAGGGCCGACGCACTGGCCGGTGCGCAGGTCTTCCAGCAGGTCCGCTGACCCACACACACCAGCCAGCAGCTAGCCGACCCGGCCCTGCAGCTGGCGGGCCGCAAAGTCGGCGCCCTGCTGAACCATCGTCGGGTCTTCGTCGGCGTAGCTGTCATGGGCGGCAAAGTTCATGCCGTCGGAACAGACGGCGTCCTCTGCAGCACACACCGGCAGCGTCTTCGTCTGGTACAGCGGACCGATCACGATCGTGGGCTCGTTGAGGAAGTTCATCGCCCGCTCATTGGGCATCGCGAACAGCACTACCGCAGCCACATGGTCGGCGACCTCGGGGTCCAGCGGCTTAGGCACAGTCGCTGGGTCGACGCCGTCGGGAACCTGGGCCGAAGTGACAAAGCCCATGACCGCGGCACCTTGGGAGTAACCCCCGAGCACCATCTTGGTGCTCGGACAGGTAGTGGCTCTCGAGACCACATGCGCTCCCGCGTCCCGAATACCGTCGACCCCGGTGTCCCACTGGTCGCTCGCCGGGTAGTCCACCGCATACACCGCCGGACCGGTTCCGATGCGCGTGGTGAGCGCATTGAGGAAAGCCTGGCCGGTCGGACCCAGGCCCGGAGGCTCACCGGTGCCCCGGGCAAACACCAACTCGGTATCGGGACAGGGCTCAGCTTCGGCAGCCGGAATGATCGGACCCACCAGGGTCGCGGCACCCGTGGCGACTGCGGTAACGGCTAGGGGACCAAGAGAATTGATGATGTCACGGACAAACATGTCCGTTAAGGTGCCCGCGCCGACGGCGGCTCAAACCGCCTTCTTCGATTGTCTTGCGGAACGTTTGCAGGCCGGGACCCGGACCACGGCGTCCGAGCTCAGTACCAGTAGCGTCTGCCTCCCACCGGCCGGCCGAGAGCGCCCAACAGCCAGAACACCGCGCCGACCACCAGCAAGACTATGCCAACCGCCCACAGGACGTAGATGTTGAAGACCATGCCCACTATCAGCAGCACAAGTCCGACGCCGATCATGAGCCACACCCCAGGATCGCGTCGGCGTCGGCGGCCGCCGACGTGTCATCACACAGCATTTGTTCCATCACAGCGTGATACCCGAGAGACCGGGGGGCAAAACCTATCTCAGTTCGGCCGCTCAGGCACCACGCCCATCCGGGAGCCGATCCGTGAAGCCAGACTTACTCAGGCCGAAAAGCGATCGCCAGTGCCAGCAGATCGACCGCCAGCAGCGCCCACCCCGCAGCCGGTACCAGCCATCCACGCCGTCTGCCCGCTGTGAAGAACGAGGCCAGGATAGTCAGCACAGCATGAACTCTCCCTTCGGTGCAGCGGACCGTTTCCGTAGGTGTCGACCGCTCAGTTCTTGCCGCCGGTCCTAGCGATCGTCCCGGCCAGGTGCACGGGCTGCGTTGCCTCCGACACTGCAGAAGCAGCGCCGTGGCGCACGTCGGTAGAAGACGCGGCCAAAGACGTTGCAATCATCAGCTTCTCACCGTTTTTCGGCGATCCGCCACGACGGCACCGAACTAGTCTTTCCCTTTTTCCCTGGGCTGAAACCACGGTTTGCCAGCGGACTGCAACGGGTATCAATCGTCTCGTTGTGATGAGTCAGATCCTTACCGTGGTGGCCGTGTCGGGCGGCGCGCTGTTGTTCACGTCGGCGAGTGGCGACGCGGTCGCCGCTGGGTGCGCCGACATCGCGGTGGTGTTTGCGCGCGGCACCGGGGAAGCCCCCGGCGTCGGTTGGATGGGCCAGCAGTTCATCGACGCGCTGCGATGGCGCACCTGGGGGCGCGCACTGGATGTCTACCCAGTGGACTTTCCCGCCGTGCCCGAGTTCGAGCCCTCGGCCGCCGGTATCGCCAACGCCGCCGCTCACCTCCGCGATCTCTACACCAGGTGTCCCGGTACCCAGCTCATCGTCGGCGGGTACTCGCGTGGTGCGGCACTGATCGGATATGTGACCGATCCGGCATCGGCCGGCAAGTTCGGAGCCTCCCTGCCTCCCGAGGCTGCCAGTCACGTCGCCGCCGTGGCCTTACTGGGCAGACCGTCCGCAGCGTTCTTGTACTCAATCGGGGCCCCACCGCTGTCCATCGGACCGAGCTACGCCGCCAAGACCATCGACTTGTGCGCGCTCGGCGATCCTGTCTGCTCGGCGGGCGACAATGGAGCCGCGCATACCGCGTACGCCGCAAATGGCATGACCGCTGAGGCCGCAGACTTTGCCGTCGACCACCTGAGGCCACTTGAAGCCGTTCCGGGGCAGCCGCTCTAGCGTGTGGTGGCTGTCCGCCACATTTTCCGGAGAGTACAGGCACTGCCGCGCCACACTGACACGTTTCGGTCCTTCCCCGCGGGGTACAGATTCGAGTATGACGTCGCTATGGCTCGCCAACAGGATTGAAACGTCGCCGGATTCGGGCAGAGCTGAGGATCTGCCCGAGCATGCCGACGTGGTGGTGGCGGGCGCCGGCATTACCGGCCTGATGACCGCGCTGCTGCTGGCGCGAGCGGGCCGCCAGGTGCTGGTGTTGGAAGCCCGCACGGTTGGCGCCTGCGCGACCGGAAACACCACCGCCAAGATCAGCCTGCTGCAAGCCACCCAGCTCTCGAAGATCTTGGCCAAGCAGGGCAAGGACCTGGCGGCCGGATACCTGGCCGGCAATCGCGCCGGACAAGACTGGCTGCTGGCGTTCTGCGCCGCCTCCGGGGTGCCGGTCCAGCGCGAAGACGCTTACAGCTTCGCCCAGTCCGAGCACGGGGTGGCCGCAGCCCGCGCCGAGTTCGAAGCCTGCCGTGCGCTTGGGCTGCAAGCTACGTGGGAAGCACACGCCGACACGCCATTTGATTACCACGGCGGGGTCCGGCTTGAAGAACAAGCGCAGTTCGATCCGATGCTCTTTCTCGACGCGCTCCGCGCCGAGCTATGCGCGAGCGGCGGACAACTGCTGGAACACACACGCGTGCAGCATGTTTCCAGCAGGCACCGCATCCTTCGCCTACGCCTCGACACGCCCCGTGGGCATGCCGAACTGCGGGCCGCTCAGCTGGTGCTGGCCACCGGAGTCCCGGTACTGGACCGTGGTGGATACTTCGCCCGAGTCAAACCCAGCCGCTCATACTGCATGGCATTCGAGGTACCCGGCGACATCACCCGGCCGATGATGATCTCCACCGATTCACCGACCCGGTCATTGCGCTACGCCCCGGCCAACGGATCGCGGCTACTGCTGGTCGGTGGGGCCGGGCACACCGTAGGCCGCGAGAAGCACCCGGGCGAAGCACTGGCAGAACTGGAGTCGTGGACCGTCAGGCACTACCCGGGAGCGGTCCGAACGCACCTGTGGTCGGCGCAGGACTATGCCTCTGTAGACGAGCTTCCCTACGTGGGAACTCTCCTTCCTGATAGCGAGACCATCTATGTGGCAACTGGTTTCAACAAATGGGGTATGACGAATGGGGCGGCCGCGGCACTGGCGTTGTCGGGCCGTATCCTCGGTGCGCGACCAGATTGGGACCGAGCGTTTACGACCTGGCGAACCGGCGAGCTGCGCGGCCTGCCCGCGGCCATGGCCGCCAATCTGGCGGTCGGATTCCACCTGGCGAAAGGCTGGATCACCCCGACAGCCCGCCTGGGCCGGGGCCGCTACGGAAATGATGGCGGCGTGGTCAGCGGACCACCCTGGCACCTACAGGCTCAGTGCCAGGTGGACGGGGTCGAGCACCGGCTCTCCCCGGTCTGCCCCCACCTTGGCGGCATCGTCACCTGGAATGAGGTCGACCGGGCCTGGGAATGCCCGCTGCACGGTTCGCGCTTCGCTCCCGACGGCAGCGTGTTGGAAGGTCCGGCCACCCGCGGCCTGACCGCCGACAACTGAGTGGCTACTGCAACTGATCGCGAAGCTTGCCTAGAGATCTGGCCAGCAGTCGGGACACGTGCATCTGTGAGATTCCGACCCGGTCGGCGATCTGCGTCTGAGTCATCGACTCGAAAAACCGCAATACCAGCACCGTGCGTTCACGCTCCGGCAGTGCCTCCAGCAGCGGCCGCAACGCCTCGCGGTCCTCGATCCGGTCCATCCGGGCGTCGACATCGCCGAGTGTGTCAGCAATCGAGCGGGCGTCGTCTTCATCCGAGCCTCCGCCGCCGCCGTCGATCGACAGCGTGTTGTAGGAACTCCCCGCTACGAGCCCTTCGACCACCTCGTCTCGGCTCAACTCGAGTTCAGTGGCGAGCTCGGAGGCGGTGGGCGCCCGCCCCAGGCGCTGCGAGAGTTCAGCGGTAGCGACACCCAGGCGCAGGTGCAGCTCTTTGAGCCGTCGGGGCACCTTGACCGACCAGCTGTTGTCGCGGAAGTGGCGGCGGACCTCGCCCATGATCGTCGGGACCGCGAATGAGACGAAGTCGGAGCCGGTTTCGACGTCAAAACGTGTGACGGCGTTGACCAGGCCCACGCGCGCCACCTGGACCAGATCGTCACGCTGCTCTCCGCGCCCCTCGAACCGGCGCGCGATGTGGTCGGCCAGCGGGAGACACCGCTCCACGATCTTGTCCTTGCGGTTTCGGAAGTCGGCCGAATCGATGTCGTACTCGGCGAGCTCACGAAACATATCGCCGACGTCGGCGTACTCCGATCCGGACTGTGAGCCGCTGCGCGCGGCGCGCGGGCTCACCGCCCGGAGTCCGCCCGGCGGGTTGTCAACGTGACACCGAATACCTCACCCGGACTGTCGGTTTCCTGCCCCTCACGGAACGCCTGCACGTCATCGACCAGCGCAGTGAGCACGTGCCAGCTGAAGCTGCCCGGAACCAGCACACCAGCCGCGGTACCGGCTGCCGACGCCTGGATCGTCACGTGGTCGTCGTGCGGATCGATGACGACCGTCAGCATCGCGCCCGGTGCGGCGGCGCGAATCAGCTGTGTGCACAGTTCGTCGATCGCCAGCCGCAGGTCCGCGACGGTGTCGACATCCAGATCCTCATACGTGGCCACAGCACCCACCAGCATGCGGATCACCGCGAGGCTTTCCAGTCTGGGCGTCACCCGCAGTTCGACGGCCCGTTCGCTGCAGGCGCGCTGCGCCCGATCACTGTCAATATCGGTCATGAAGCCTCCCGGCGAAATCGGACCGAGACTACTGCTGCGCGTCACTCGACTGCCCACCACCCTCGGATCCAGGCATCCTGACGCATTCCGCCCTCAGCCGACGACGTCACCATGGCACGCCGGCTGCCTCGAGATCAGTCATGGCACGTCTGTACCCACTCACCGGTGAACTCAATCACCGGATTGGTACCTGAGTCACAGCACGGCCCGGCCGGAAGTCCGGCCGGGCCGGCGTGACCCCTCGGGTTAGTTCGTCGAAGATTTCTGCCGCGCATCAGCGTGCGCCTGCTGCCACTGATAGTCCACCCTGCCGATCCGGCGATGCTCAAGCAGCAGCCATACCGTGCCGACTGCGGCAGCGAGCACCCCAACGACCGCGACTTCCAGCCCCTGGCGGTCATGACCGGTCCCGAACGCGGCGAGGCAGCCGATCCCGGCCACCATGCCTACCACCAACAGGGAATAGCCCGGCCACCCCAGGACATCGATCATGGCGCGGCCTGCGTGCGGCAACGTCGTCCGAACGTGGTCGCTCGGGTCATGAAACGTGTCACCCACGGCACCCCACCTCCTTCCGCACGCGACGGCAATTTTGGAACCTACGACCCATCGTATGCCGATATGTCGGCCCGGCGCCGGTTTGGCGGATATTCGCAGGGCCTCACCGCGAAGTCACCCCATGCCCATGATCGGTACCGCAGTCACCAACACGACGACCAGCATCAACGTCAACAAGAACCATCCGGCGCCCTGCCAGCCCCACCAGGTGCCCCGCCCGCGCCATACCCGATAGGTGCGCGAGAACGCCCACAGTCCGCCACCGGCCAAGATCGCCGGACCCCCGACGGCCAGCACGGCCCGGTACGGCCTCCCGCACGCCACCGTGGCCGACAGCGGGTCGCAGGAGCTCACCCACAACACCGCCACTACGACGAACACCAATGCCGCGACGGCGGTGGTACCGGTGAAGCGGACAGCCGCTCGCACCTCTTCGTCTTCCTGCCCCAGCCGGTCGCCATCGGGAGTGACGCCCGACCGCCTCCGCGGTTCCACATGTTCCACCGTCCGCGCTGATGAAGTCTGCGTCAAGGCGATTCGACGCCGGGATCAACGTTTGGGCGCTCGACGGTCCGGGAAGCCTTGCCGTTGTGACGGCTCTCGACCTCACGGGTCTGTCACATCCACGAAGGGAGGACCGATGTCCGACGAGGGCGAGGCGGAGCGCGACGCCGCCAAGCATCAGGCCGAGGCCGAATCGGCCCGGGCGGCCGCCAAGGCGGCCGAGGCGCGCGAGCAGTCTCACCAGTAGCCCGCGGGCCTGTCGCTACCGTGCACCCGGTTACATCCGGAGCACATCGGGTACTAAAAGTGTTGAGAGGGAAACGTATCCACGGTTTGGAGCCAGGCGATGGAGATCCTGTTACTGACCGACAGCGGCGAGTTCGCCAGATCGCTGTCTGGTCTGCGCGCATTCAGACATTCGATCGCCCGCGGTACGTTGGCCATCAATACGCGCGCCGACTGCCAGGTAGCCGAGGCTGTTCTGGTGGATGGCACCTGCGACGAGTCCACTGCGCGCGAGAGTTGCCGCAGGCTCGGCGCCTGGGCTCCCTCGGCCGTCGTGCTGGCCGTCGTGGCCGCCGAAGAATTTGCCGCGGTCGGCCTCGGCTGGCATGTCGATGACGTCCTTGTCGCAACCGCCGGCCCAGCCGAGGCGAATGCCAGACTGGAGTTGGCCCTGGCACGCCGGCGCGAATTCGATCCCAACACAGTGCAGTTCGGCGCTCTGGTGATTCGCCCTGACAGCTTCACCGCGTCGCTGTCGGATCGAGATCTTGATCTGACCCTCACCGAGTTCAAGCTTCTTCACCACCTGGTGCGCCATGCAGGCCAGGCGTGCAGCCGGACACGGCTGCTTCAGGAGCTCTGGGCCGGTAAAGGCAACCGACGCAAGGTCGACGTCCACGTGCAGCGGTTACGCGCCAAACTCGGCAGCGAGTACGAGTCGATGGTCGATACCGTTCGCGGGGTCGGCTACATGGCTCCGCGGCCGCCGCAGACGCAGTGGGCCATCGCCAACTGACCGGGTCACAACACCACGAACACGATCAACAGCAGATCGGCTGCGAGCAATATCCAGCCACCGATCCACACCAGGAATCCGAGACGGTGTGTGGCGAAGAAGAAGGCCAGAAGAAACGTCAGCGCGGCGATCACCGGCGCAGCGTGGAACAGCAGGCCGAACGACGTCCCGCCCATTCCGGGGCCCAGGCAAGACGACCTTGCGCATGCGCTGGCACCCGAGGCCCGGGCCAGCGCGAACGTCATCGTCAGCACTGCTGCCGGAGCTGTCAGCAGCGACAATGTCCAGTTGATCCACGTCCAATCACGAGCCGGTTTCTCCAGGACGGCCGGCACTGCGGCGCCCGGCCCCGCGTCGGAGAAGATCGGCCCCATTGTGCGCACGCCGTGATTCACCATGACCCTCAATTCCCCCGGGAAGCAGGCCGCCAAACCCGCAGCCGGCGGCCACCGCCCCCACGCCGGCGGCGAAATTGGCACCATGGCTAGATGAGCTCGGAGCACGCCGACCCGATGGCCCGTTTCTCGGCGTTGACCCGGGACTGGTTCACCGGCACTTTCAGCGCGCCGACACCGGCACAGGAACAGGCCTGGTCGGCGATCGCCGACGGCCACAACACCCTCGTCATCGCACCGACCGGCTCGGGAAAGACGCTGGCCGCATTCCTGTGGGCTTTGGACCAGCTCAGCTCCCAGCCCCGTAAAGCACGGGGCAACGGAACCCGGGTCCTGTACGTCTCACCGCTGAAAGCACTGGCCGTCGACGTCGAGCGCAACCTGAGCACCCCGTTGACCGGCATCGCCCGCATGGCCGCACAGCGCGACCTGCCCGCCCCCGACATCACCGTCGGGGTGCGTTCGGGTGACACATCACCGGCGCGCCGCCGCGAGCTGGTCGCCAAACCGCCCGACATCCTGATCACCACTCCCGAGTCGCTGTTTCTGATGCTCACTTCGGCAGCCCGGGAGACCCTGACCGGGGTGGGAACCGTGATCGTCGACGAGGTGCACGCCGTGGCCGGAACCAAACGCGGAACCCACCTGGCCCTGTCGTTGGAACGCCTCGACGCCATCCTGCCCCACCCCGCCCAGCGGATCGGCCTCAGCGCCACCGTGCATCCCGCCGAGGAGGTCGCCCGATACCTGTCCGGGCAGTCCCCCACCACGATCGTGGCTCCCCCGACAGCCAAGACATTCGAGCTGACGGTCCAGGTCCCCGTCCCCGACATGGCCAATCCGGCTGAAGGGTCGGTCTGGCCGGAGGTGGAAGAACGCGTGGTCGACCTGATCGAAGCCCATCGATCGTCGATTGTGTTCGCCAATTCCCGGCGGCTCGCCGAGCGCCTGACCGGGCGGCTCAACGAGATTCATGCGGAACGCTGCGCCGACATCGAGGGCGCCGCGGTACCGCTGGCCCGGGCGCACCACGGCTCGGTGTCACTGCAGACCCGAGCCGACGTCGAGGAGGACCTCAAAAGCGGGCGGTTGCGGGCGGTAGTGGCCACGTCGAGCCTGGAACTGGGCATCGACATGGGCGCGGTCGATCTGGTCATCCAGATCGAAGCACCCCCCTCGGTGGCCAGCGGCCTGCAGCGCGTCGGCCGCGCCGGCCACCAGGTCGGCGAGATCTCCTCGGGCGTGCTGATTCCCAAGCACCGTACCGATCTGATCGGATGTGGCGTCACCGTGCAGCGGATGCTGGCCGGTGCGATCGAGACCCTGGCCGTACCGGCCAACCCCCTCGACATCTTGGCCCAGCACACGGTGGCCGCCGCCGCCCTGGAGCCGCTGAACGCCGAGGCCTGGTTTGACACGGTGCGTCGCAGCGCCCCGTTCGCGACCCTGACCCGCGGCGTCTTCGAGGCGACGCTCGATCTGCTCTCCGGGAAATACCCCTCGACAGAATTCGCGGAGCTGCGGCCACGGCTGGTCTACGACCGCGACAACGGGATTCTGACCGCTCGGCCGGGTGCGCAACGGCTGGCTGTCACCTCCGGTGGAGCGATCCCCGACCGGGGCCTATTCGCGGTCTATCTGGCGGGCGCGGACAAACCCTCTCGGGTAGGCGAACTCGATGAGGAAATGGTCTACGAGTCACGTCCCGGCGACGTGATCTCCCTGGGAGCCAGCAGCTGGCGAATCACCGAGATCACCCACGACCGGGTGCTGGTCGCCCCGGCACCAGGCCAGCCGGGCCGACTGCCGTTCTGGCACGGCGACGGGGTGGGGCGACCAGCCGAGCTGGGTGCAGCGCTCGGCGCATTCACCGGAGAGTTAGCCGGTCTGGCCCCTGAGGCGTTCGACAGACGTTGCGCAAGTCTGGGTTTCGATGATTTTGCCATCGACAACCTGCGGCGACTGCTCGACGACCAGCGTGCCGCCACCACCACGGTGCCCACCGACACCACCCTGATGGTGGAACGGTTCCGCGACGAGCTCGGGGATTGGCGGGTGGTGCTGCACTCCCCCTACGGCCTGCGGGTGCATGGGCCACTGGCCCTGGCCGTGGGGCGCCGGCTGCGTGACCGCTACGGCATCGACGAGAAGCCGACGGCCTCCGACGACGGCATCGTGGTGCGGTTGCCCGACATGATCCCCGACGGCGATGCCGGTCCGCCTGGCGCGGACCTGTTCGTGTTCGACGCCGACGAAATCGAGCCGCTCGTCACCGCAGAGGTCGGTGGCTCGGCACTGTTCGCCAGCCGATTCCGCGAGTGCGCGGCCCGGGCGCTGCTGCTGCCGCGTCGACACCCCGGCCGCCGGACACCGTTGTGGCAGCAACGCCAGCGCGCCGCCCAGTTACTTGATGTCGCACGCAAATATCCGGCCTTCCCGATCGTGCTGGAGACCGTGCGGGAGTGCCTACAGGACGTCTACGACGTCCCCGCGTTGACCAGGCTGATGGCACAGATCGCCCAGCGCCGGGTGCGCGTGACCCAAGTCGAGACAGTCACCCCGTCGCCGTTCGCGGCGTCACTGTTGTTCGGCTACGTCGGGGCATTCATGTACGAGGGCGACAGCCCGCTGGCCGAGCGGCGCGCCGCGGCACTGTCACTGGATCCCAGCCTGTTGGCCCAGTTGCTGGGCCGGGTCGAGCTGCGCGAGCTGCTCGACCCCGAGGTGATCTCCGGCCTGACCTCGCAACTGCAGCACCTCACCCCCGAGAAGGCCGCCCGCGACGCCGAGGCGATCGCCGACCTGCTGCGGCTGCTGGGCCCGCTGACCACCGAGGAGATCAGCGCGCGGGCCGCGGGAGCGGACGTGGGCGGCTGGTTGGAGCACCTGTTGTCCGCCAGGCGGGTGTTGGTGGTGGCGTTCGGCGGGCAACGCTGGTGGGTCGCCGTCGAGGACATCGGTCGGCTGCGCGACGGGCTCGGGGTGGCGGTACCGCCCGGAGTTCCCACGGGTTTCACCGAGCCGGTGGCCGACCCGTTGGGTGACCTGCTGGGCCGCTTCGCCCGTACCCGGGGGCCGTTCACCACCGGACAGACGGCGCAGAGATTCGGGCTGGGTGTGCGGGTGGCGGCCGATGCGCTGGGCCGGCTGGCCGCCGACAGGCGGGTGATGCGCGGTGAGTTCGCCGACTTTCCGGACTCTCCCGGCGAACAGTGGTGCGACACCGAGGTGTTGCGGATCCTGCGGCGCCGTTCCCTGGCCGCACTGCGCGCGGCTATCGAGCCGGTGTCGCCGGCCGCCTACGGGAGGTTCCTGCCGGCCTGGCAGCAGATCGGTACCTCGGGCGCCGCCACCGGTGGAATCGACGGGTTGGCCGGAGTGATCGAGCAGCTGGCTGGCGTGGCACTGCCCGCATCCGCGGTCGAACCGTTGATCTTCGGTCCGCGGGTCCGCGACTACTCACCGGCCATGCTCGACGAACTGCTGGCCTCCGGGGAGGTGCTCTGGTCGGGCGCCGGAGCTCCCGCCGGAAGTGCGCCGGCAAGCGACGGCTGGATCAGATTTCATACCGCTGATTCGGCGGCACTGACGCTGGCCCCCGTCTCCCCCATCGAATTGGGCGAGACCCACCGGGCCATCCTGGACGCGCTCGGCGGCGGCGGAGCCTTCTTCTTCCGTCAGCTGTGCGGCAACGCGAACGAGGTGGAGTTCA is a window encoding:
- a CDS encoding ATP-dependent helicase encodes the protein MSSEHADPMARFSALTRDWFTGTFSAPTPAQEQAWSAIADGHNTLVIAPTGSGKTLAAFLWALDQLSSQPRKARGNGTRVLYVSPLKALAVDVERNLSTPLTGIARMAAQRDLPAPDITVGVRSGDTSPARRRELVAKPPDILITTPESLFLMLTSAARETLTGVGTVIVDEVHAVAGTKRGTHLALSLERLDAILPHPAQRIGLSATVHPAEEVARYLSGQSPTTIVAPPTAKTFELTVQVPVPDMANPAEGSVWPEVEERVVDLIEAHRSSIVFANSRRLAERLTGRLNEIHAERCADIEGAAVPLARAHHGSVSLQTRADVEEDLKSGRLRAVVATSSLELGIDMGAVDLVIQIEAPPSVASGLQRVGRAGHQVGEISSGVLIPKHRTDLIGCGVTVQRMLAGAIETLAVPANPLDILAQHTVAAAALEPLNAEAWFDTVRRSAPFATLTRGVFEATLDLLSGKYPSTEFAELRPRLVYDRDNGILTARPGAQRLAVTSGGAIPDRGLFAVYLAGADKPSRVGELDEEMVYESRPGDVISLGASSWRITEITHDRVLVAPAPGQPGRLPFWHGDGVGRPAELGAALGAFTGELAGLAPEAFDRRCASLGFDDFAIDNLRRLLDDQRAATTTVPTDTTLMVERFRDELGDWRVVLHSPYGLRVHGPLALAVGRRLRDRYGIDEKPTASDDGIVVRLPDMIPDGDAGPPGADLFVFDADEIEPLVTAEVGGSALFASRFRECAARALLLPRRHPGRRTPLWQQRQRAAQLLDVARKYPAFPIVLETVRECLQDVYDVPALTRLMAQIAQRRVRVTQVETVTPSPFAASLLFGYVGAFMYEGDSPLAERRAAALSLDPSLLAQLLGRVELRELLDPEVISGLTSQLQHLTPEKAARDAEAIADLLRLLGPLTTEEISARAAGADVGGWLEHLLSARRVLVVAFGGQRWWVAVEDIGRLRDGLGVAVPPGVPTGFTEPVADPLGDLLGRFARTRGPFTTGQTAQRFGLGVRVAADALGRLAADRRVMRGEFADFPDSPGEQWCDTEVLRILRRRSLAALRAAIEPVSPAAYGRFLPAWQQIGTSGAATGGIDGLAGVIEQLAGVALPASAVEPLIFGPRVRDYSPAMLDELLASGEVLWSGAGAPAGSAPASDGWIRFHTADSAALTLAPVSPIELGETHRAILDALGGGGAFFFRQLCGNANEVEFKTALWELIWAGWVTGDTFAPMRAVLAGTRRAAPAHRARRPPRLSRYSVAHAATRAADPAVAGRWSVLPAPEAESTLRAHHTAELLLHRYGVLTRGAVAAEAPPGGFATAYKVLTAFEEAGRCQRGYFIESLGAAQFAQASTVDRLRGYLDGIDPARPEYHAVALAAADPANPYGAALSWPAHPGTARPGRKAGALVVLVDGELTWFVERGGRSLLNFAAATEAQAAAAAALAQLISDRRVDGILIERVDGTTVLEVRDSPTLDALMQAGFSRTPRGLRMR
- a CDS encoding winged helix-turn-helix domain-containing protein encodes the protein MEILLLTDSGEFARSLSGLRAFRHSIARGTLAINTRADCQVAEAVLVDGTCDESTARESCRRLGAWAPSAVVLAVVAAEEFAAVGLGWHVDDVLVATAGPAEANARLELALARRREFDPNTVQFGALVIRPDSFTASLSDRDLDLTLTEFKLLHHLVRHAGQACSRTRLLQELWAGKGNRRKVDVHVQRLRAKLGSEYESMVDTVRGVGYMAPRPPQTQWAIAN